In Salmo salar chromosome ssa03, Ssal_v3.1, whole genome shotgun sequence, a single genomic region encodes these proteins:
- the LOC106599022 gene encoding ras-related protein Rab-3A, with the protein MASATATYGQKESSDQNFDYMFKILIIGNSSVGKTSFLFRYADDSFTPAFVSTVGIDFKVKTIYRNDKRIKLQIWDTAGQERYRTITTAYYRGAMGFLLMYDITNEDSFNAVQDWSTQIKTYSWDNAQVLLVGNKCDMEDERVVAADRGRQLSDQLGFEYFECSAKDNINVKQTFERLVDIICEKMSESLDNADPAVTGAKQGPQLTEQPERPHQDCAC; encoded by the exons ATGGCTTCCGCAACAGCCACTTATGGACAGAAGGAGTCCTCAGACCAGAACTTTGACTACATGTTCAAGATCCTGATCATTGGCAACAGCAGTGTGGGTAAGACCTCCTTCCTGTTTCGCTACGCAGACGACTCATTCACGCCGGCCTTCGTCAGCACGGTGGGCATCGACTTCAAGGTGAAGACCATCTACAGAAACGACAAGAGGATCAAGCTGCAGATCTGG GACACTGCTGGCCAGGAGCGGTACAGGACTATCACCACAGCCTACTACAGAGGAGCCATGGGCTTCCTGCTCATGTATGACATAACCAACGAGGACTCTTTCAATGCTGTGCAGGACTG GTCCACCCAGATTAAGACGTACTCGTGGGACAACGCCCAGGTCCTGCTGGTGGGAAACAAGTGTGACATGGAGGATGAGAGGGTGGTGgcagcagaccggggcaggcagcTCTCTGACCAACTGG gCTTTGAGTACTTTGAGTGCAGTGCCAAGGACAACATCAACGTGAAGCAGACGTTTGAGCGGCTGGTGGACATCATCTGTGAGAAGATGTCGGAGAGCCTGGACAACGCCGACCCCGCCGTCACAGGGGCCAAACAGGGGCCCCAGCTCACCGAGCAGCCCGAACGCCCCCACCAGGACTGTGCTTGCTAA
- the LOC106599020 gene encoding transcription factor jun-D, which yields METTLYPCNVLNTRGISSLYSYNSMMKKEISLNLDDQSSILKPNLRDAEGILNSPDLGLLKLATPDLERLIIQSNGMVTTIPTSQFLYPKSASDEQEFAEGFVKALEDLHKQNQLSEGTCVPPDRLDLIGSNAAPIGLPSDLPVYTTLNGYGNSPLGSTVNYSTDTIPFPPPPSHLMSAHQQAAAAALSRLQALKDEPQTVPDMQCFGDSPPLSPIDMDNQERIKAERKKLRNRIAASKCRKRKLERISRLEDKVKNLKTQNTELASTASVLREQVAQLKQKVMNHVSNGCQLLPNQDQDY from the coding sequence ATGGAAACAACCCTCTACCCTTGTAATGTGTTGAATACTCGAGGGATTTCAAGCCTCTATTCCTACAACAGCATGATGAAGAAAGAAATTAGTCTAAACCTAGATGACCAAAGCTCGATTCTGAAACCGAATCTTCGGGACGCAGAGGGAATTCTGAACTCCCCGGACTTGGGACTCTTGAAATTGGCGACTCCGGACCTTGAACGATTGATTATCCAATCGAATGGAATGGTTACCACGAtcccaacctctcagttcctctacCCAAAGTCAGCCAGTGACGAACAGGAATTTGCCGAAGGCTTCGTGAAGGCGCTTGAGGATCTTCACAAGCAGAACCAGCTGAGCGAGGGGACGTGCGTACCGCCGGACAGACTGGACCTTATCGGCTCCAACGCAGCCCCAATCGGCTTGCCGTCAGATCTGCCAGTGTACACGACGTTGAACGGCTATGGAAATAGCCCATTGGGCAGCACAGTGAATTATTCCACGGATACAATTCCATTCCCACCACCACCTTCTCATCTGATGAGCGCGCATCAACAGGCGGCTGCGGCGGCGCTGTCACGACTCCAGGCGTTGAAGGACGAGCCGCAGACGGTCCCCGACATGCAGTGCTTTGGAGACAGCCCGCCTTTGTCTCCTATTGACATGGACAACCAGGAGCGCATCAAGGCAGAGAGGAAAAAGCTGCGCAACAGAATAGCGGCGTCCAAGTGCCGCAAAAGAAAGCTGGAGAGAATATCCCGTCTTGAAGACAAGGTCAAAAACCTTAAGACACAGAACACTGAACTGGCCTCCACAGCCAGTGTGCTTAGAGAGCAAGTGGCCCAGTTGAAACAAAAGGTTATGAACCATGTCAGTAATGGATGTCAACTTCTCCCAAACCAAGATCAAGATTACTAG